The Rhododendron vialii isolate Sample 1 chromosome 6a, ASM3025357v1 genome includes a window with the following:
- the LOC131329286 gene encoding uncharacterized protein LOC131329286: MSSNTTPLNRHARIPPNDDTVDTPFSPIIRLFSRRTPSFSSSSSTSSDSSRQSSSCREDSPLFTPSTPLWSSGIPFSWEKLPGIPKRQLSKKKNPSLKNLLPLPPAGTPPITPSKQKAVIGTNEVRDPFFAALIECSKDDDKDSVGNNYWKGSKISRTVSDRFGFVGLYTSCKRNCSVSESIIYVPRSRG; the protein is encoded by the coding sequence ATGTCTTCTAACACTACACCGTTAAACCGCCACGCCCGAATTCCGCCGAATGACGACACAGTAGACACCCCATTTTCGCCCATTATTCGGCTGTTTTCCCGCCGTACtccctccttctcctcctcctcctccacctcctccgACTCATCTCGACAATCTTCGTCTTGTCGCGAGGATTCCCCCTTGTTTACCCCCAGCACTCCTCTCTGGTCTTCTGGAATCCCattttcttgggaaaaattgCCCGGTATCCCCAAAAGACAACTTTCCAAGAAAAAGAACCCTTCACTAAAAAACCTCCTCCCATTGCCCCCGGCCGGAACTCCTCCAATCACTCCCTCAAAACAAAAGGCAGTGATCGGTACCAATGAGGTCAGGGATCCGTTTTTTGCGGCGTTGATCGAGTGTTCCAAGGATGATGATAAAGACTCAGTTGGTAATAATTACTGGAAGGGATCAAAAATCAGTAGAACCGTAAGCGATCGATTCGGGTTTGTCGGTTTGTACACTTCTTGCAAGAGGAATTGCTCTGTTTCGGAGTCCATTATCTACGTTCCAAGGTCCCGCGGGTGA
- the LOC131328477 gene encoding uncharacterized protein LOC131328477 produces MDPDNMEKTAFITPRGLFCYLVMLFGLKNAGATFQRMVYLLFGMLIGEIMEAYIDDMVVKSLKAENHLSHLAEVFAILKKYKLRLNADKCAFGVSSGKFLGYLVTRRGIEADPSQISAIQQLKPPSTPREIQKLTGMAAALNSSALIRREGFEDQPIYFTSRTLLPAQTRYLPLEKLFLALVTAARKLLPYFQEHPIIVLTEFPLKNLLKKADLSGQVSQWAVELANFDIHFESRTAIKAQVLADFIAEFSPGSPDEEALVKPNYGMLEQQEARKTWNLFSGDAWKLHVDGASNSNGAGAGVVLLIVNQITGDYEARDPRMIKYQATALELIQGFKGFHIEQINRENNAHADALASLASASKASEYRHISLSEIHQPSFEASEEVLSISVGPSWMDEIVSFLKNDTLPSYKKEAHCVRRKAAHYWISEHGQLYRKSFTGPYLRVVHPTEVPIILTELHSGSCGCHSGGRSLCQRALSQGYFWKGMKKDCEEWVEAELLVTTTEADVRRFVWRNIVTRFGVPYAIVSDNGSQFVGKELKGLCAEFGIRFFNSTPSYPQGNGQAEATNKTVCAGIKRRLDSKRGKWAEELPRVLWAYRSTPRHSTGQTPFAMVFGMEAVIPLESRFPTLRTETFDPQTNNDAVATELILADEKRDDTQLKLANYQQEVARGYNRNVRLKKFRTDDWVWRKVVRDNQKTKFKPNWVGPYRVIKEVGNGSYKLEDKEGREIENPWNALNLRKAYL; encoded by the exons atggaCCCCGACAACATGGAAAAGACGGCATTCATCACCCCCAGGGGCCTCTTCTGCTACCTGGTTATGCTGTTCGGTCTTAAGAATGCGGGGGCCACATTtcaaagaatggtatacctATTGTTCGGAATGCTCATTGGAGAGATCATGGAAGCCTATATTGATGATATGGTCGTCAAAAGTCTCAAAGCCGAGAACcacctctctcatcttgccGAGGTCTTTGCAATACTGAAGAAGTACAAGCTACGGCTAAATGCCGACAAATGCGCCTTCGGAGTTAGTTCCGGGAAGTTCCTCGGTTATCTGGTCACTCGGCGTGGAATCGAAGCAGATCCGAGCCAGATCTCAGCTATTCagcaattaaaaccaccatcaactcctcgggaaattcagaagctAACAGGGATGGCAGCGGCCCTCAACAG CTCGGCACTTATCCGACGGGAAGGCTTTGAAGACCAACCAATTTACTTCACTAGCCGAACCTTACTCCCAGCACAAACCAGATATCTGCCACTGGAGAAGCTTTTTCTAGCATTGGTTACAGCAGCTCGAAAATTGCTCCCTTATTTTCAGGAGCACCCCATCATAGTCCTCACAGAGTTTCCACTTAAAAACCTCTTAAAGAAGGCCGACCTTTCAGGTCAGGTATCTCAGTGGGCGGTCGAGttagcaaattttgatattCATTTTGAGTCTCGAACAGCAATCAAGGCCCAAGTATTAGCAGATTTCATTGCAGAATTCTCCCCTGGCAGCCCGGACGAAGAAGCATTGGTTAAGCCTAATTATGGAATGCTAGAACAACAAGAGGCTCGAAAAACGTGGAACTTATTTAGTGGAGACGCTTGGAAGCTGCACGTTGATGGggcatcaaacagcaacggTGCGGGTGCAGGGGTTGTCCTT CTGATCGTTAACCAAATAACAGGGgattatgaagctcgggacccaagGATGATAAAGTATCAGGCTACGGCTCTTGAGCTAATCCAAGGGTTCAAGGGATTCCACATTgaacagatcaacagagagaacaatGCTCATGCCGATGCTCTGGCAAGTTTAGcctcggcaagcaaagcatctgaaTATAGACACATCAGCCTCAGCGAGATCCACCAGCCAAGCTTCGAAGCCTCGGAAGAAGTTCTCAGCATTTCAGTCGGTCCtagctggatggatgagattGTCTCGTTCCTCAAGAATGACACGCTCCCCTCctacaaaaaggaggcccactgTGTACGCAGGAAAGCAGCCCACTATTGGATCTCTGAGCAcggccaactctacaggaaaaGCTTCACAGGGCCATATCTTCGAGTTGTTCATCCAACTGAGGTCCCAATTATTTTGACCGAACTTCACTCTGGAAGCTGTGGTTGTCACTCCGGCGGGCGTTCCCTCtgtcaaagagctctcagtcaaGGATACTTctggaaaggaatgaagaaggattgtgaagaa TGGGTGGAAGCCGAGCTACTAGTCACAACAACTGAAGCAGACGTTCGGAGATTTGTTTGGAGGAACATCGTCACAAGATTCGGCGTGCCTTATGCAATTGTTTCAgataatggctcccaattcGTCGGCAAAGAGTTAAAAGGACTTTGCGCTGAGTTCGGAATTAGGTTTttcaattcaaccccatcctacccccagggcaacggccaGGCCGAAGCAACAAACAAGACTGTCTGCGCTGGCATCAAACGTCGGCTAGACTCtaaacgaggaaaatgggccgaagaaCTGCCTCGGGTCCTCTGGGCCTACCGCTCCACTCCAAGACACTCCActggccaaactccctttgcaatggtcttcggcatggaggctgtcATCCCACTTGAATCCAGGTTCCCAACCCTGCGCACTGAAACTTTTGATCCACAAACCAACAATGATGCAGTAGCAACCGAGCTTATTTTAGCCGACGAAAAGCGAGACGATACCCAGCTCAAATTAGCTAACTATCAGCAGGAAGTCGCTCGGGGCTACAATAGGAACGTAAGGCTCAAGAAGTTCAGAACCGACGACTGGGTCTGGAGGAAAGTTGTCCGAGACAATCAAAAGACTAAATTCAAACCGAATTGGGTAGGACCCTACAGGGTGATTAAGGAGGTCGGCAATGGCTCATACAAATTggaagacaaagaaggaagggaaattgaAAACCCCTGGAATGCTCTAAACCTCAGGAAGGCATACCTTTGA